A single window of Oreochromis aureus strain Israel breed Guangdong linkage group 7, ZZ_aureus, whole genome shotgun sequence DNA harbors:
- the LOC116321786 gene encoding excitatory amino acid transporter 1-like: MQRIRESIHIRTMKAKRKVEEISKEDVQAFLKKNSFVLFTVGAVIVGIVLGFALRPYKMTYREVKYFSFPGELLMRMLQMLVLPLLISSLITGMAALDSKASGKMGMRAVIYYMTTTIIAVFIGIIIVLIIHPGKGSKDEFGKQQTIEQVSPADAFLDLIRNMFPPNLVQACTQQFKTKYGKRTVHVTVTVNDTLFNSTNGTQETMEITREEVIPVPGQVNGVNALGLVVFSMCFGLIIGNMKEQGQLLRDFFDSLNEAIMRLVAIIMWYAPIGILFLIAGKIVEMDDLTQMGGQLGMYTITVIIGLMIHAVLILPTLYFVITRQNPFIFIAGLLQALVTALGTSSSSATLPVTFKCLEENNRIDKRITRFVLPVGATINMDGTALYEALAAIFIAQVNNMEMNFGQIITISITATAASIGAAGIPQAGLVTMVIVLTSVGLPTDDITLIIAVDWFLDRLRTTTNVLGDSIGAGIVEFLSRHELRSRDVEMGNSVLEEKERKKPYKLISQDSDFENDKRGHSESNM; the protein is encoded by the exons ATGCAGCGCATCAGGGAAAGCATTCACATTCGCACCATGAAGGCCAAGAGAAAAGTGGAGGAGATCTCTAAAGAGGACGTCCAGGCCTTCCTGAAGAAGAACTCCTTTGTGCTCTTCACAGTTGGAGCAGTTATTGTAG GAATCGTTCTCGGATTCGCGCTGCGCCCCTACAAAATGACCTATCGAGAAGTGAAGTACTTCTCCTTCCCTGGAGAGCTGCTGATGAGGATGCTGCAGATGTTGGTCCTGCCTTTGCTGATTTCCAGTCTAATAACAG GAATGGCAGCTTTGGACAGCAAAGCCTCAGGAAAGATGGGCATGAGAGCCGTGATTTACTACATGACCACAACCATTATCGCAGTGTTCATCGGTATCATCATCGTGCTCATCATCCACCCGGGAAAAGGCTCTAAAGATGAGTTTGGGAAGCAGCAGACCATCGAGCAAGTCAGTCCCGCCGATGCCTTCCTGGACCTGATCAG AAATATGTTCCCACCAAACTTGGTCCAAGCCTGCACGCAACAG TTCAAAACCAAATATGGAAAACGAACAGTTCATGTGACGGTGACTGTGAATGACACCCTCTTTAACTCAACCAACGGCACCCAGGAGACCATGGAGATCACAAGAGAGGAAGTCATCCCGGTGCCAGGTCAAGTGAACGGGGTCAATGCTCTCGGGCTGGTGGTCTTTTCCATGTGCTTTGGTCTAATCATTGGCAACATGAAAGAGCAGGGCCAGCTCCTGCGGGATTTTTTTGACAGCCTGAACGAAGCCATCATGCGCCTGGTCGCCATCATTATGTG GTATGCTCCCATTGGCATCTTGTTCCTGATTGCAGGAAAGATTGTGGAGATGGACGATCTGACCCAGATGGGTGGCCAGCTGGGCATGTATACCATCACGGTGATCATCGGCTTGATGATCCATGCTGTTCTTATTCTGCCCACTCTTTATTTTGTCATTACTCGCCAGAACCCCTTCATCTTCATCGCAGGGCTCCTGCAAGCTTTGGTAACGGCTCTGGGGACCTCCTCCAG CTCGGCCACGCTGCCAGTCACCTTTAAATGTCTggaggaaaacaacagaatcGATAAGCGGATCACTCGCTTCGTGCTGCCCGTGGGCGCCACCATCAACATGGACGGAACCGCTCTGTATGAAGCATTGGCAGCCATCTTTATTGCTCAGGTCAACAACATGGAGATGAACTTCGGACAGATTATCACCATCAG TATCACAGCAACTGCAGCCAGTATTGGTGCTGCCGGCATCCCTCAGGCAGGTCTGGTTACCATGGTGATTGTGCTGACCTCTGTCGGACTTCCCACTGATGACATCACTCTCATCATTGCAGTTGATTGGTTCCT GGATCGTCTGCGCACTACCACCAATGTCCTGGGTGACTCGATTGGCGCTGGCATTGTCGAGTTCCTGTCCCGGCACGAGCTCCGCAGCAGAGATGTGGAGATGGGAAACTCAGTGctggaggagaaggagagaaagaaaccTTACAAACTCATCTCCCAGGACAGCGACTTCGAGAATGACAAACGCGGCCACAGCGAATCCAACATGTAG
- the LOC116321306 gene encoding stanniocalcin-like, translating to MLRGSALLLLLLCSASAFEPLPEEAAPRRARFSANSPTDVARCLSGAVTVGCGFFSCLENSTCDTDGMHELCELFLHTAASFNTEGKTFVKKSLHCMSQGISGKVFQSIRRCNIFQRMIAEVQEECYTSLDICTVARTNPDAIGEVVQVPTHFPNRYYSTLLQTLQACDEQTVAAVRAGIVSRLGPDMETFLQLIQNKPCTPDSGSAAYNNPSSWRNMPVFNIQPGFRGRDPTHLFARRSVDSQEEEDGIKAHE from the exons ATGCTCCGCGGCtctgctctcctcctcctcctcctctgctccgcCTCCGCCTTCGAGCCTCTGCCGGAGGAGGCGGCTCCCCGCCGGGCCCGTTTCTCCGCCAACAGCCCGA CTGATGTGGCCCGATGTTTGAGCGGTGCCGTGACCGTCGGCTGTGGGTTCTTCTCCTGTCTGGAAAACTCCACCTGCGACACCGACGGGATGCATGAGCTCTGCGAGCTGTTCCTGCACACCGCCGCAAGCTTCAACACCGAG GGTAAGACGTTCGTCAAGAAGAGTCTGCACTGCATGTCTCAGGGAATTTCGGGCAAAGTCTTCCAGTCCATCCGCCGCTGCAACATCTTTCAGAGGATGATCGCTGAG GTTCAAGAAGAGTGCTACACCAGCCTGGACATCTGCACTGTGGCTAGGACTAACCCTGACGCCATTGGAGAGGTGGTGCAGGTGCCTACTCATTTCCCCAACAG GTACTACAGCACCCTGCTCCAGACGCTGCAGGCCTGTGACGAGCAGACGGTGGCGGCGGTGAGGGCCGGGATCGTGTCCCGGTTGGGCCCCGACATGGAGACcttcctccagctcatccagaACAAACCCTGCACCCCCGACTCTGGCTCAGCCGCCTACAATAACCCCTCCAGCTGGAGGAACATGCCCGTTTTCAACATCCAGCCAGGCTTCAGAGGCCGAGACCCCACCCACCTGTTCGCCAGGAGGTCCGTAGACAGCCAGGAGGAAGAAGACGGAATTAAAGCCCACGAGTAG